Proteins from a genomic interval of Paracholeplasma manati:
- a CDS encoding PadR family transcriptional regulator produces MDPQLKKGFLEILVLASLKEEPSYGYKIIQDVSSIIDISESTLYPILKRLEQQAFVKTYTEQHQSRLRKYYMITTLGKHEIEKARADFSEISKIYRYILR; encoded by the coding sequence ATGGATCCGCAATTGAAAAAAGGCTTTCTTGAGATACTCGTTTTAGCATCCTTAAAGGAAGAACCATCTTATGGGTATAAAATCATCCAGGATGTGTCTTCAATCATCGATATCTCTGAATCGACATTATACCCCATATTGAAACGACTTGAACAACAAGCATTCGTGAAGACTTATACAGAACAACACCAATCTCGATTGAGAAAGTATTACATGATTACCACTTTAGGTAAGCATGAGATTGAAAAAGCACGGGCAGATTTTAGTGAGATATCCAAAATTTACCGCTATATTTTGAGGTGA